In Aequorivita sp. H23M31, a single window of DNA contains:
- a CDS encoding PD-(D/E)XK nuclease family protein, translating into MFNNLYKLYRNNNSQHTPLEDFNTECFAGILNCYPEILNSFVVDFLDLPLGAYNVSTQLYYPLSEDPNCIVDMVLESDNCICFIENKVNSVEGFEQLERYKKVLESFKGEKETVLRYITKWSDVKINISPRFKQYRWYEIADWLQREFAENVLVTNYYNFLKSQNMARKKEITTDGVIALKNFYDAYSTAILHLESGQKIFQNYFPKTLTHGHNFQSYKRIIEGHRVYYIISDLFKEHKNYHSEILLAFHIRDVTFQLQLWLSLTHPLGPKILERVSVLKDFDVANKNEHGFMINRNIKLYNFIDAEDVDGEIKKWFTSGFDVIRNFIDDNPDLNWDAKVLR; encoded by the coding sequence ATGTTTAACAATCTCTACAAACTCTATCGAAACAATAACAGTCAACATACTCCTCTTGAGGATTTTAATACGGAGTGTTTTGCCGGGATTCTTAATTGTTATCCAGAGATATTGAACTCTTTTGTTGTCGATTTCTTGGATCTACCTTTAGGAGCATATAATGTATCCACTCAATTATATTATCCTTTATCAGAAGATCCTAACTGCATAGTGGATATGGTTCTTGAGAGTGATAATTGCATTTGTTTTATTGAAAACAAAGTAAACTCGGTAGAAGGGTTTGAGCAACTGGAGAGATACAAGAAAGTGTTGGAATCATTTAAAGGAGAAAAGGAAACTGTTTTAAGATACATAACCAAATGGAGTGATGTAAAAATAAATATTTCTCCCCGCTTCAAACAGTATCGTTGGTATGAGATAGCCGATTGGCTTCAGCGAGAGTTTGCTGAGAACGTATTAGTAACTAATTATTATAACTTTTTAAAATCACAAAATATGGCTCGAAAAAAGGAAATTACTACTGATGGAGTTATTGCTTTAAAGAATTTTTATGATGCTTATAGTACTGCCATTCTTCATTTAGAATCAGGACAGAAAATCTTCCAAAATTATTTCCCGAAAACCTTGACGCATGGGCATAATTTTCAATCTTATAAACGGATAATTGAAGGGCATAGAGTATATTATATAATCAGTGATCTATTTAAAGAGCATAAAAACTATCATTCAGAAATTTTACTCGCTTTTCATATTAGGGACGTGACATTTCAACTCCAGCTTTGGTTAAGTCTTACCCATCCATTAGGCCCAAAAATACTCGAACGAGTATCCGTGCTGAAAGATTTCGATGTTGCAAATAAAAATGAGCACGGGTTTATGATTAACAGAAATATCAAACTATACAATTTTATTGATGCTGAAGATGTTGATGGTGAAATAAAAAAATGGTTCACCAGTGGTTTTGATGTTATTAGAAATTTCATTGATGATAATCCTGATTTGAATTGGGATGCTAAAGTTTTGAGGTAG
- a CDS encoding DNA/RNA helicase domain-containing protein gives MAREAWYINESEMDDFQTPIIQKKIDQSFVVKGCAGSGKTVLALWKAREISEANLGSYYFIVYTKALRQFINDGVNETGLAQDRVVHHYRWKNGLRQPNADYVIIDEVQDFSRKELMELQNSAKKALILFGDSAQQIYKGLKQNLMTMEQIAYHTSLPMEQLVLNHRLPKKIARVAEYINGTGDSLESRCTKEGANKPFLVKAGSWQEQLNFISDTIEERGYTDVGILLPDNNMVKAADEYYKGKNFRVEAKYDISWPNDTKFTLNFHSENPKILTYHSAKGLQFEAVFIPNCSSIFLQKADGNPLYVALTRTYLDLFILYTDSLSHSLEKVSKNLFEVIELGNGSKNSSDSVSNNYNLEISNNFDDEEEHDDLPF, from the coding sequence ATGGCAAGAGAAGCTTGGTATATCAATGAGTCTGAGATGGATGATTTTCAGACACCCATAATCCAAAAGAAAATAGACCAGTCCTTTGTAGTAAAAGGTTGTGCTGGATCAGGTAAAACCGTTTTGGCATTATGGAAGGCACGAGAAATTAGCGAGGCTAATCTTGGCAGTTATTATTTTATAGTTTACACCAAAGCTTTGCGTCAATTTATTAATGATGGTGTTAACGAAACGGGGTTGGCGCAGGACCGCGTAGTACACCATTATAGATGGAAAAATGGTTTAAGACAACCAAATGCCGATTACGTTATAATAGATGAGGTTCAGGATTTCTCCCGAAAAGAGTTAATGGAACTTCAAAATTCGGCGAAAAAGGCTTTAATATTATTCGGCGATTCCGCACAGCAAATTTATAAAGGTTTAAAGCAGAATTTAATGACTATGGAGCAAATTGCCTATCATACTTCTTTGCCAATGGAGCAACTAGTTTTAAACCATAGATTGCCAAAGAAAATAGCACGAGTTGCTGAATATATTAATGGAACTGGAGATTCGCTAGAAAGTAGATGTACAAAAGAAGGAGCTAATAAACCATTTCTAGTAAAGGCCGGATCCTGGCAAGAGCAACTTAATTTTATTTCTGATACGATAGAGGAACGTGGATATACAGATGTTGGTATTCTTCTTCCAGATAATAATATGGTTAAAGCTGCTGATGAATATTACAAGGGGAAGAACTTTCGGGTTGAAGCTAAATATGATATTAGCTGGCCAAATGATACTAAGTTCACTTTAAATTTCCATAGTGAAAACCCAAAGATTCTAACATATCACAGTGCGAAAGGGTTGCAATTTGAAGCTGTATTTATTCCTAATTGCTCAAGTATTTTTTTACAAAAAGCAGATGGAAATCCTCTTTATGTGGCACTAACAAGAACATACCTGGATTTGTTCATTTTGTACACGGATTCTTTATCGCATTCATTGGAAAAAGTGTCAAAAAACTTATTTGAAGTTATAGAACTAGGTAACGGAAGTAAGAACTCTAGTGATTCAGTATCCAATAATTATAATCTTGAAATATCGAATAATTTTGATGATGAAGAGGAACATGATGATTTACCCTTTTAA
- a CDS encoding DUF6339 family protein, translated as MSKRITIESLTQLRKSFRENIQAILDGHEFDMTSIEVRDVQYPSISQHTLTSFYHQFETEPKNEFELAKILYESLPLDPQMASDNLYWVYFNLKYFFSYIKRRWIEHKDEDDEGKLSERFERFFLALKPSQNNLIKSPIAGLWWSVHLTINDDNPSDKYHYTKIFLSDRNLRDKNVGTYQFIRHQPTIFALLDFYNENKDASRDGKRIGSEAVAQQTSRALNQIGALTVLSFLTQEEIKEKLDRYKESILNRAQGVKEGKVKSREKTQKEESTDVPEQKIISAGSYAAEPTRKNIEKPNPKSVSTNNKRNGKWLRYFNLNDNGGYCVTSVPNNNYKYQVPIKEEFQQGHLLICYNEDGNINKVTVESLLRRNRLEYKNGLYAGQTLKRLLLIPNQAIIGIFYDYNGVRYFKAHLSSKFKNNNSTVGLQGYKTLYDHYDSGTIDYIMLPKDIEDSIDKLIFNSLTALGKSINNPHYREEFFVISKYAPEYFTGSGTGSLFD; from the coding sequence ATGAGTAAAAGGATTACAATTGAAAGCTTAACGCAATTACGAAAATCTTTTCGTGAAAATATTCAAGCGATTTTAGATGGACATGAATTTGATATGACCAGCATTGAAGTTCGTGATGTTCAATATCCGTCAATCTCACAACACACTTTGACTTCATTTTATCACCAATTTGAAACAGAACCTAAAAATGAATTTGAGTTAGCCAAGATACTGTACGAATCTCTTCCTTTGGATCCTCAAATGGCTTCAGATAATCTTTATTGGGTGTATTTCAATTTGAAATACTTCTTCAGCTATATTAAAAGGCGATGGATAGAGCACAAGGATGAAGATGATGAGGGAAAATTATCGGAACGTTTTGAGCGTTTTTTCCTCGCATTGAAGCCGTCACAGAATAATTTAATCAAATCGCCAATTGCAGGGTTATGGTGGTCAGTACATTTAACCATTAATGACGATAATCCTTCCGACAAATATCATTATACAAAAATATTTCTTTCCGACCGTAACTTGCGGGATAAGAACGTAGGGACGTATCAATTTATACGTCATCAACCTACGATATTTGCGTTGTTGGATTTTTACAATGAGAACAAAGATGCATCGCGAGACGGAAAAAGAATAGGATCGGAGGCCGTGGCCCAGCAAACGAGCAGAGCTCTTAATCAAATAGGAGCATTAACGGTTTTAAGCTTTCTGACACAGGAGGAAATTAAAGAAAAGTTGGACAGGTATAAGGAAAGCATATTAAATCGCGCACAAGGGGTGAAGGAAGGAAAAGTCAAGTCTCGCGAGAAAACTCAGAAAGAAGAAAGTACAGACGTCCCTGAGCAAAAGATTATTAGTGCGGGAAGCTATGCAGCAGAGCCCACAAGAAAAAATATTGAAAAACCTAATCCAAAATCGGTTTCTACAAATAACAAGAGGAATGGAAAATGGCTTCGGTATTTTAATTTAAATGACAACGGGGGCTATTGCGTAACCTCGGTACCTAATAATAATTATAAATATCAAGTTCCCATTAAGGAGGAGTTTCAACAGGGACATTTATTAATTTGTTACAATGAAGACGGAAATATCAACAAAGTCACGGTAGAAAGCCTTTTACGTCGAAATCGCTTGGAATATAAGAATGGTTTGTACGCAGGTCAAACATTGAAGAGATTATTGTTGATTCCTAATCAGGCAATTATTGGAATTTTTTATGATTATAATGGCGTCCGATATTTCAAAGCCCATTTATCATCAAAGTTCAAAAACAATAATTCCACTGTGGGGTTACAAGGGTATAAGACTTTATATGACCATTATGATTCAGGAACTATTGATTATATTATGCTTCCTAAAGACATTGAGGATTCTATTGATAAGTTGATTTTTAATTCCCTAACCGCTTTGGGGAAATCTATAAATAATCCTCATTACAGAGAGGAGTTTTTTGTTATTAGTAAATATGCCCCAGAGTATTTCACAGGAAGTGGAACTGGGAGTTTATTTGATTGA
- a CDS encoding ATP-binding protein, whose translation MKLHELHINDFKFFSQVEGDSPLLKIDGNHLLVYGENGSGKSTIYWALYTLLECSFKKSDDEVRKYFKKTGDESLVNIHATGTNNTYVKTILKDALGNPKTYRVSRKSSDMSIRANTDIRESNMASDFINYRVLFKLHSSKHSNKNNLWNWFLEEVFPYVKKSSDPCLIEFEALKEGPTKFLDLNGNQLFPTASLQDAPSDEEKIFYRNYRDYKQKWVTWHFWLETFLTNITTRANDLINHDFKYNFKIGLNIIKKFPTFQATDDKIKWTDPEIIISITEYEGIQNPAIKKPHTFLNEAKWSAIGLSLRFAILETRLYTADLKILVIDDMILSLDMCNRDVLLDIILNNYVNDYQIILLTHDRFFYELAKSKIAQNGIANWKYLEMFEDSSGTFPKPLIIEKTNQISKVWQLYHGKEFSMAANCLRKATEKLCNAYLSRQERINVNYSVKNLHEMLEAFRTKGMANGLNQNNLIKLIEYKNRILNPSSHYDIETPLFETELKRAIETIEALSIEANINV comes from the coding sequence ATGAAACTTCACGAATTACATATTAATGATTTTAAGTTTTTCTCACAAGTTGAAGGAGATAGTCCTTTGTTGAAAATTGATGGTAATCATTTATTGGTTTATGGAGAAAATGGAAGTGGAAAATCTACGATATATTGGGCTCTTTATACACTTTTAGAATGCAGCTTTAAAAAAAGTGATGATGAAGTAAGAAAATACTTTAAAAAAACTGGAGATGAGAGTTTGGTAAATATCCATGCAACGGGCACTAATAATACTTATGTAAAAACAATTCTAAAAGATGCTTTAGGAAATCCAAAAACTTATAGAGTTTCAAGAAAAAGTAGTGATATGTCAATCAGAGCCAACACAGATATTCGAGAAAGTAATATGGCTTCGGATTTTATCAACTATCGAGTTCTGTTTAAACTTCATAGTTCGAAACATTCAAATAAAAACAACCTTTGGAACTGGTTTCTTGAAGAGGTATTTCCTTATGTTAAAAAGAGTAGCGATCCCTGCTTAATTGAATTTGAAGCTTTAAAGGAAGGTCCAACTAAATTCTTAGACTTAAATGGAAATCAATTATTCCCTACAGCTTCTTTACAAGATGCTCCTTCAGATGAAGAAAAGATATTTTATCGTAATTATAGAGATTACAAGCAAAAATGGGTCACTTGGCATTTTTGGCTAGAAACATTTCTTACAAACATTACTACAAGGGCAAATGATTTAATCAATCATGACTTTAAATACAATTTTAAAATTGGGCTTAACATAATTAAAAAATTTCCCACTTTTCAAGCAACTGATGATAAAATAAAGTGGACAGATCCCGAAATAATTATTTCTATTACTGAATATGAAGGAATCCAAAATCCAGCTATTAAAAAACCACATACTTTTTTAAATGAAGCCAAATGGTCCGCGATTGGTTTGTCTTTACGGTTTGCAATCTTAGAAACAAGATTATACACGGCTGATCTAAAAATACTTGTTATTGACGATATGATTTTGAGTTTAGATATGTGCAATAGAGATGTGTTATTGGATATTATTCTAAATAACTATGTTAATGATTATCAAATAATTTTACTCACACACGATAGATTCTTTTACGAATTAGCGAAATCTAAGATTGCACAAAATGGGATTGCCAATTGGAAGTATTTAGAAATGTTTGAAGATAGTTCTGGGACGTTTCCAAAACCATTGATCATAGAAAAAACAAATCAAATTAGTAAAGTTTGGCAGCTATATCATGGAAAAGAGTTTTCAATGGCGGCTAATTGTTTAAGGAAAGCAACTGAGAAATTATGTAACGCTTATCTAAGTCGTCAAGAAAGAATTAATGTTAATTACTCAGTAAAGAACTTACATGAAATGTTAGAAGCCTTTCGTACTAAGGGCATGGCGAATGGATTGAATCAAAATAATTTAATTAAACTAATAGAATACAAGAATAGAATTCTAAATCCTAGTTCTCACTACGACATAGAAACGCCGTTATTTGAGACTGAGTTAAAAAGAGCTATTGAAACAATCGAGGCGCTGTCTATTGAAGCTAATATAAATGTTTAA
- a CDS encoding Eco57I restriction-modification methylase domain-containing protein yields the protein MVGQINQTPYHYITIFEKEDAEVRNYVKRFMGRLVFLKFIEKKGWLGVPSDREDWKEGEYQFLDNAFTKAMDGGSAGQFVTQFLNPLFYDALNTQRPNDIWVQIDKKIPYLSGGLFEPDSNKQQQIDFPAPVLESLFNFFNQYNFTIDENDAHDKEVGIDPEMLGHIFENLLEDNKDKGAFYTPKEIVRYMCQESLKEYLKTYLEKQSLWPNNEAESNELEKTIASFVEKKETAKIAKFDKEIATALKEVKICDPAIGSGAFPMGLLNEIFTMTKNLHDESPDRVGAVWKMAGESWEPHTVKKNIIQNSIYGVDIEPGAVDIARLRFWLSLVIEDETPRPLPHLNYKIVVGDSLVPKLENTVININWKAKEEDQGFFTGPKTEQKLELLREITDLQKEAFDPNSDEEVIALQIRNKKIELLIIQLEIMIEKQNVTKAPKITDYQNRNKLQFQNDTKVYLETLSWLDHIKRLEHAKTLDEVPLRFFDWKLDFPEVLNEEIANAYGFDIVIGNPPYYQIQKMDEKDKLELEKEKFETFARTGDIYCVFYEKGFQLLKEKGTLIFITSNKWMKGGYGKVLRKYFTKVNTSKIINLGPNIFHSATVDTNIYVGKNEPFTNNVKGISIKKRKDILVLNEQEFIPIQDPNENAWIVSDEVDLIISKGFEKFGKPLKDWDLKIYRGVLTGFNEAFIIDQVKRDELVREDPKSEEIIRPILKGREIERYHAEWSNDFLINTHNGIKDINLKPISINDYPSIKNHLESKVLWDSVKRRQDQGDTPFNLRNCAYLNEFKKEKVIWKRIGSIMRFAYSDEEIYSLDSTCIATGEKIKYLTAILNSKPGLYQLLKTSPQTGTGDQIISVQALEPMFVHYPDAQTENKFNLLVDYILFIKKEKTSIIPRVSNEILSNLFESIVDMMAFELYFEKHMKEEKIDIMKFIDFPHLEGLSSPTGVKKIIAEQYINLNKNDNQIRNRILLSTTRSPHIIKRINEATV from the coding sequence TTGGTAGGGCAAATAAATCAAACTCCTTATCACTACATTACAATTTTTGAAAAAGAAGATGCTGAAGTTCGCAATTACGTAAAACGTTTTATGGGACGTTTGGTATTTTTAAAATTTATAGAAAAGAAAGGCTGGCTCGGGGTTCCAAGTGATAGAGAAGATTGGAAGGAAGGAGAGTACCAGTTTTTAGATAATGCTTTTACAAAAGCAATGGACGGTGGAAGCGCTGGTCAATTTGTTACCCAATTCTTAAACCCATTATTTTATGATGCTTTAAATACGCAACGGCCCAACGACATTTGGGTGCAAATAGATAAAAAAATCCCCTATTTGAGTGGAGGTCTTTTTGAACCCGATAGCAATAAGCAACAACAAATTGACTTTCCAGCGCCAGTGTTAGAAAGCCTCTTTAATTTCTTTAACCAATACAACTTTACCATAGACGAAAATGATGCCCACGATAAAGAGGTAGGGATAGACCCTGAAATGCTAGGTCATATTTTTGAAAATCTATTGGAAGACAACAAGGACAAAGGTGCTTTTTACACGCCAAAGGAGATTGTGCGTTATATGTGTCAGGAATCTTTAAAGGAATACTTAAAAACCTATTTAGAAAAGCAAAGCTTATGGCCAAATAATGAAGCTGAAAGTAATGAACTTGAAAAAACCATTGCATCATTTGTTGAGAAAAAGGAAACTGCCAAAATTGCCAAGTTTGATAAAGAAATAGCCACCGCATTAAAAGAAGTGAAAATATGTGATCCCGCAATTGGTTCAGGAGCTTTCCCTATGGGTTTGCTCAATGAGATATTTACAATGACTAAGAATTTACACGATGAAAGTCCTGACCGTGTAGGTGCAGTCTGGAAAATGGCGGGTGAAAGTTGGGAACCACATACCGTTAAGAAAAATATTATCCAAAACAGCATTTATGGTGTAGATATAGAACCTGGTGCTGTAGACATTGCTCGTTTACGTTTTTGGTTATCCTTGGTTATTGAAGATGAAACTCCTCGACCTCTACCTCATTTAAACTATAAAATTGTAGTGGGAGATAGTTTGGTGCCGAAATTAGAAAATACAGTTATTAATATTAATTGGAAAGCCAAGGAGGAAGATCAAGGCTTTTTTACTGGTCCTAAGACTGAACAAAAACTCGAATTGCTTAGGGAAATTACTGATTTGCAGAAAGAAGCTTTTGATCCAAATAGTGACGAAGAAGTTATTGCATTACAAATTAGAAACAAAAAGATTGAGCTTTTAATTATCCAATTAGAGATAATGATAGAAAAGCAAAATGTCACTAAAGCGCCAAAAATAACGGATTATCAAAACAGAAATAAATTGCAATTTCAAAATGACACGAAAGTGTATTTAGAAACATTAAGCTGGCTTGATCATATTAAACGTTTAGAGCATGCTAAAACATTAGATGAGGTTCCTTTACGGTTTTTTGATTGGAAGCTCGATTTTCCAGAAGTCCTTAATGAAGAAATTGCAAATGCGTATGGGTTTGATATTGTGATTGGAAATCCACCATATTATCAAATTCAGAAAATGGATGAAAAGGATAAGTTAGAATTAGAAAAAGAGAAGTTTGAAACATTTGCAAGAACTGGCGACATTTATTGTGTTTTTTACGAAAAGGGATTTCAATTACTAAAGGAAAAAGGAACCTTAATTTTTATCACTTCAAATAAATGGATGAAAGGAGGATATGGAAAAGTGTTGAGGAAATATTTTACTAAAGTTAATACATCAAAAATAATAAATCTCGGCCCAAATATCTTTCATAGTGCCACAGTCGATACTAATATATATGTAGGGAAAAATGAACCCTTTACCAATAATGTCAAGGGAATTTCAATAAAAAAGAGAAAGGATATACTGGTTTTAAATGAACAAGAATTTATTCCTATTCAAGATCCGAATGAAAATGCTTGGATTGTATCGGATGAGGTTGACTTAATTATTTCAAAAGGTTTTGAAAAATTTGGCAAACCTTTAAAAGATTGGGATTTAAAAATCTATAGAGGAGTTTTAACAGGATTCAATGAAGCTTTTATAATCGATCAAGTTAAGCGAGATGAATTGGTCAGAGAAGATCCAAAATCTGAAGAAATCATTCGGCCAATATTAAAAGGGAGAGAAATAGAGCGATATCATGCAGAATGGAGTAATGACTTTTTAATCAATACTCATAATGGTATAAAAGATATTAATTTAAAACCAATTTCTATAAATGACTATCCTTCAATAAAAAATCATTTGGAGAGTAAGGTATTATGGGATTCGGTTAAAAGGAGACAGGACCAAGGTGATACGCCGTTTAATTTAAGAAACTGCGCATATTTAAATGAGTTTAAGAAAGAAAAAGTTATTTGGAAACGTATAGGCTCCATAATGCGTTTTGCTTATTCAGACGAAGAGATTTATTCTTTGGATAGTACCTGTATTGCTACTGGAGAAAAAATAAAATATTTAACTGCCATTTTAAATTCAAAACCTGGACTATACCAATTATTAAAAACATCTCCTCAAACTGGAACCGGTGATCAAATTATAAGCGTACAAGCATTGGAGCCAATGTTTGTTCATTACCCTGATGCTCAAACCGAAAATAAATTCAATCTTTTGGTTGATTACATTCTGTTCATCAAAAAGGAAAAAACGTCTATTATCCCTAGGGTTAGTAACGAAATTCTCTCCAATCTATTTGAAAGTATTGTAGATATGATGGCATTTGAACTGTATTTTGAGAAGCACATGAAAGAGGAGAAAATTGATATAATGAAATTTATAGATTTTCCTCATCTTGAAGGTTTGAGCTCACCAACTGGCGTAAAGAAGATAATTGCAGAGCAGTATATTAATTTAAATAAAAATGACAATCAAATTAGGAACAGGATTTTACTTTCAACAACTCGGAGTCCACATATAATTAAGCGTATAAACGAAGCTACGGTTTAG